In one Dreissena polymorpha isolate Duluth1 chromosome 7, UMN_Dpol_1.0, whole genome shotgun sequence genomic region, the following are encoded:
- the LOC127837695 gene encoding uncharacterized protein LOC127837695 gives MDKIKIIRTSATKIEIPQALLLTKIDIEDKEVANRLETVFSSSAIETKVQQASDMFGFPKNHVFPVKNYENEIMLEDGVNILALLALRQILLFAEDYMDNKITEGVGCPDKVQEHDLETASESI, from the exons ATGGacaaaatcaaaataattcgGACTTCAGCCACGAAGATTG AAATACCACAGGCACTCCTCCTGACAAAAATCGACATCGAAGACAAAGAAGTAGCTAACAGATTAGAGACGGTATTCTCGAGCTCTGCTATTGAGACCAAAGTACAGCAAGCCTCTGATATGTTCGGATTTCCAAAGAACCACGTTTTCCCGGTGAAGAATTACGAAAATGAGATTATGCTTGAGGACGGGGTGAATATTTTGGCTTTATTGGCTTTGAGACAGATCCTGCTCTTTGCTGAAGACTACATGGACAATAAAATAACTGAGGGAGTTGGATGTCCTGATAAAGTCCAAGAACATGATTTAGAGACTGCATCAGAGTCTATTTAA